The proteins below are encoded in one region of Candidatus Planktophila lacus:
- a CDS encoding acyl carrier protein, which translates to MALLAADVLAGIKEIVEEVAGIPAASIELDKNFTDDLEVDSLSMVEVVVACEERFGVKIPDEKVTDLATVGDAVNFIVSAAV; encoded by the coding sequence ATGGCACTTTTAGCCGCAGATGTACTTGCAGGAATCAAAGAGATCGTTGAAGAAGTTGCTGGTATTCCAGCTGCATCAATCGAACTCGATAAAAACTTCACTGACGACCTAGAAGTAGATTCACTTAGCATGGTCGAAGTTGTAGTTGCCTGCGAAGAGCGCTTTGGCGTGAAGATTCCTGACGAGAAGGTAACTGATCTTGCAACAGTAGGAGATGCAGTTAACTTCATCGTTAGCGCTGCCGTATAA